The proteins below are encoded in one region of Halocatena salina:
- a CDS encoding ring-cleaving dioxygenase yields MAPTTRGLHHVTAIAGDPQENAEFYVETLGLRFIKKTVNHDDTYTYHFYFGDGEGTPGTNITFFPWGDRGRSGQFGAGQTKTTAYSVPSGSLDYWIDRLEAHGVDVTEPTDRFGETVIEFEDPDGITLSLVATDAPTAHPWEASPVPERHQLRGLNSVTLAVNEIEPTADVLTTGLGYEFETEEDGRHRYRATDSGSGSTVDLLETDRARGRSGIGTVHHVAYKAQDTTEQERWREHLADQNLRVTEIIDRTYFQSIYFREPGGVLFEIATTEPGFTVDQTDDELGADLALPEWLEHEREEIESHLPSFETPSRI; encoded by the coding sequence ATGGCACCGACCACGCGCGGTCTTCACCACGTGACTGCGATCGCTGGCGATCCACAGGAGAACGCTGAATTCTACGTCGAAACGCTCGGTCTCAGATTCATAAAAAAGACAGTAAACCACGACGATACGTACACCTACCATTTCTACTTCGGCGATGGCGAGGGAACTCCCGGAACGAACATCACGTTTTTCCCGTGGGGTGACCGAGGTCGATCAGGACAGTTCGGCGCAGGACAAACGAAGACCACGGCGTATTCCGTTCCCTCGGGGTCGCTCGACTACTGGATCGACAGACTAGAAGCACACGGCGTCGACGTTACGGAGCCGACCGATCGATTCGGTGAAACAGTCATCGAGTTCGAGGACCCGGACGGCATCACGCTCTCGCTCGTCGCAACCGACGCCCCTACCGCTCATCCGTGGGAAGCGAGCCCCGTTCCGGAACGACACCAACTACGCGGGTTGAACAGCGTCACTCTAGCCGTTAATGAGATCGAACCGACCGCCGATGTACTGACCACGGGACTCGGCTACGAGTTCGAGACCGAGGAGGATGGACGACACCGATACCGAGCTACTGACAGCGGATCAGGTTCAACCGTCGATCTTCTCGAAACGGATCGAGCACGCGGTCGGTCTGGGATCGGCACCGTTCACCACGTCGCGTACAAAGCTCAGGATACGACCGAACAGGAACGGTGGCGCGAACATCTGGCTGATCAGAATCTACGGGTCACTGAGATCATCGACCGAACGTACTTCCAGTCGATCTACTTCCGCGAACCGGGCGGAGTTCTCTTCGAGATCGCGACGACGGAACCCGGATTTACCGTCGATCAAACGGATGACGAACTCGGAGCTGATCTTGCGCTTCCGGAGTGGCTGGAACACGAACGCGAAGAGATCGAGTCACACCTCCCGTCGTTCGAGACGCCATCGAGGATCTAA
- a CDS encoding four-helix bundle copper-binding protein: protein MALAETVSKIDRLSDQQRECIERCQEATEVCEWCADECTDHGEEMARCLRLCRDVVDIASLHARFMARDSGYSSELAGICADLCEECADECRRHDHDHCQVCAEVLPDCAESCRAMSA, encoded by the coding sequence ATGGCTCTTGCAGAAACCGTCTCCAAGATCGACCGCCTGAGCGACCAACAGAGAGAATGTATCGAACGGTGTCAGGAGGCAACCGAGGTCTGTGAGTGGTGTGCCGACGAGTGTACGGACCACGGCGAGGAAATGGCACGGTGTCTCCGTCTCTGTCGGGACGTCGTCGATATCGCGTCGCTTCACGCCCGGTTTATGGCCCGCGATTCCGGCTACAGCTCGGAGCTCGCTGGGATCTGTGCTGACCTGTGTGAGGAATGCGCCGACGAATGTCGCCGTCACGACCACGACCACTGTCAGGTCTGTGCGGAGGTTCTCCCGGACTGTGCCGAAAGCTGTCGCGCGATGAGCGCCTGA
- a CDS encoding manganese catalase family protein: MFHHSKELQYEVRVEEPDPEFAKMLQQAIGGVEGEMRVALQYMFQAFAVPKKKHQFRTMLMETAAEELGHIEMLATAVAKNLEGASEKDRDRAREDPIIATMMDSGQPRQALSAGLHAMPVDSNGVPFSGNYVVASGNMAADMYANVMAESTGRLLATRLWEMTDDPGMKDMLSYLIARDTMHQNQWRVVLEECFEEPMPIPGSFPQEEENQKYNYAFMSTFCGESEDPEQPWTQGESPDGKGEFSFLSEQPGGGKPDLEKVIEEMYNEVN; encoded by the coding sequence ATGTTCCACCACAGTAAAGAGCTTCAGTATGAGGTACGCGTCGAAGAGCCGGATCCGGAGTTTGCGAAGATGCTCCAGCAAGCGATCGGTGGTGTCGAGGGAGAGATGCGCGTTGCCCTCCAGTACATGTTTCAGGCGTTTGCAGTTCCTAAAAAGAAACATCAATTCCGGACGATGTTGATGGAGACTGCTGCTGAAGAACTCGGACACATCGAGATGCTTGCAACCGCCGTGGCGAAGAACTTAGAGGGTGCCTCCGAGAAAGACCGCGATCGCGCGAGAGAAGATCCGATCATCGCCACCATGATGGACAGTGGACAGCCCCGACAGGCGCTTTCGGCGGGCCTCCATGCGATGCCGGTCGACAGTAACGGCGTTCCATTCAGCGGCAACTACGTCGTCGCAAGCGGCAATATGGCCGCCGATATGTACGCGAACGTGATGGCCGAATCGACGGGGCGCCTCTTGGCAACCCGCCTGTGGGAGATGACTGACGATCCCGGGATGAAAGATATGCTCTCGTATCTCATCGCCCGGGATACCATGCACCAAAACCAGTGGCGCGTCGTCCTCGAAGAGTGCTTCGAGGAACCCATGCCGATCCCGGGCAGCTTCCCACAAGAAGAAGAAAATCAGAAGTACAACTACGCATTTATGTCTACGTTCTGTGGGGAAAGTGAGGACCCAGAACAGCCATGGACGCAGGGTGAATCTCCCGACGGAAAAGGCGAGTTCTCATTCCTGTCCGAGCAACCCGGCGGCGGAAAACCGGATCTCGAAAAGGTCATCGAAGAAATGTACAACGAAGTGAACTGA
- a CDS encoding succinate dehydrogenase/fumarate reductase iron-sulfur subunit: MWAKRSPQQEQTAKKTTQRSEETISDRSGEHVRLRVFRYDPDVEDKREPRFDEFVVPFEQGMTVLDALIYARDTFDPSLTFRHSCRQAICGSDAFFINGRQRLGCRTQIEGLTEPIQVEPLPHQEVLKDLVVDMEHFYDQMKAVDPYFQTEQKPDDALEEQRQRPENREKIKMSTRCIWCGACTSSCNIASGGNYLGPAAINKSYRFLMDEREGEDRKQQRLETMEEEVGVWRCQTQFSCTEVCPKDIPLTQHIQELKREAVKTSLKFW, encoded by the coding sequence ATGTGGGCCAAACGGTCTCCTCAACAGGAACAAACGGCAAAGAAGACGACTCAACGATCCGAGGAGACAATCAGCGATCGGTCGGGAGAGCACGTTCGACTCCGGGTGTTCCGCTACGATCCCGATGTCGAGGACAAACGCGAGCCACGCTTCGACGAGTTCGTCGTTCCGTTTGAACAGGGAATGACGGTGTTGGACGCACTGATCTACGCCCGTGACACGTTCGATCCGTCGTTGACCTTCCGACACTCCTGTCGGCAGGCGATCTGTGGCTCTGATGCCTTTTTCATCAACGGTCGACAGCGCCTCGGCTGCCGGACACAGATCGAGGGACTTACAGAACCGATACAGGTCGAGCCGCTTCCACATCAGGAGGTGCTAAAGGATCTCGTCGTCGACATGGAACATTTCTACGACCAGATGAAGGCGGTCGATCCGTACTTTCAAACCGAACAAAAACCGGATGACGCGCTCGAAGAACAGCGCCAGCGACCGGAGAACCGCGAAAAGATCAAGATGAGCACGCGCTGTATCTGGTGTGGAGCGTGTACGTCCTCCTGTAACATCGCGTCCGGAGGCAACTATCTCGGTCCGGCGGCGATCAACAAATCTTACCGATTTCTGATGGACGAACGCGAAGGTGAGGACCGCAAACAGCAACGACTCGAAACGATGGAAGAAGAAGTGGGGGTGTGGCGGTGTCAAACCCAGTTTTCCTGCACTGAAGTTTGTCCGAAAGACATCCCTCTGACCCAACACATTCAGGAGCTCAAGCGTGAGGCGGTCAAGACATCGCTCAAATTCTGGTGA
- a CDS encoding CBS domain-containing protein, with translation MKEISNDPVTASKNEAVSDCAKRMNQENVGSLVVEDEGKVVGVLTDRQIALAAGDHQGDVSAVTTEEIMTDGVVTLQEDEDSLAAARTMAAEGVRRLPVVDSSDSLVGIVSLDDVVSLTGEQLADATTVIEKQSPGYEP, from the coding sequence GTGAAAGAGATTTCAAACGATCCGGTAACAGCATCGAAAAATGAAGCCGTGAGCGACTGCGCCAAGCGGATGAATCAAGAAAACGTCGGATCACTCGTCGTCGAAGACGAGGGCAAAGTGGTGGGCGTCCTCACCGACCGCCAGATCGCGCTTGCAGCAGGTGACCACCAAGGAGATGTCTCGGCAGTAACCACCGAGGAGATAATGACCGATGGAGTGGTGACGCTGCAAGAAGACGAGGATAGCCTCGCGGCAGCGAGAACGATGGCTGCGGAGGGAGTGAGACGGCTCCCAGTCGTTGATAGCTCCGATTCGCTGGTGGGCATCGTTTCACTGGATGACGTCGTCTCGTTGACCGGCGAACAGTTGGCGGATGCGACTACAGTCATCGAAAAGCAGTCTCCGGGCTACGAACCGTAA
- a CDS encoding DUF7130 family rubredoxin-like protein, with product MNGETPPEGEQPDTGADEQTLGVGQTVYTEDGDPIGTIRGIGEGGVFVTTRTGVESLTVEHARSGHEFGEGELMWRCTECGEMGQIKSGLPDQCTGCGEPKEALMYWTED from the coding sequence ATGAATGGGGAAACGCCACCGGAAGGGGAACAACCGGACACTGGAGCCGATGAACAGACACTTGGCGTTGGACAAACGGTGTACACCGAAGACGGCGACCCGATCGGAACGATCCGTGGGATCGGAGAAGGAGGCGTTTTCGTGACCACACGGACTGGTGTCGAGAGTCTGACGGTCGAACACGCCCGCTCCGGTCACGAATTCGGAGAAGGAGAACTGATGTGGCGGTGTACGGAGTGTGGCGAGATGGGACAGATCAAATCGGGACTGCCGGACCAGTGTACGGGGTGTGGTGAACCGAAAGAGGCGTTGATGTACTGGACTGAAGATTGA
- a CDS encoding DUF5789 family protein, whose product MPEDDTDREGGVDFTDTMPILEEASYPMTVEELVGEHGDHEVDRTNAEPITLRDLFDPMGENTFESPSEVRQMILNLMPKESVGREGYSDRGGATPEETAEVDRQNEDESV is encoded by the coding sequence ATGCCCGAAGATGATACCGATCGTGAGGGGGGTGTCGACTTCACAGACACCATGCCGATCCTTGAGGAAGCGTCGTATCCGATGACAGTCGAGGAGCTGGTCGGAGAACACGGCGACCACGAGGTGGACCGAACCAACGCCGAGCCAATCACGCTCAGAGATCTGTTCGACCCGATGGGCGAGAACACGTTCGAGTCGCCCTCGGAGGTCCGACAGATGATTCTGAACCTGATGCCGAAAGAATCGGTCGGTCGTGAAGGGTACTCCGACCGCGGTGGCGCGACCCCCGAAGAAACTGCGGAAGTCGATCGGCAGAACGAAGACGAATCGGTGTGA
- a CDS encoding DUF7553 family protein, with amino-acid sequence MIDQLSVARRSVRRARETTDNAAVREQLASIDEGLMELTEEQTTQDTDPATEVDRLTPIEEKLAGLLDAASGDTETQIAEARDAIDIFRQEHTEWDTEQPRD; translated from the coding sequence ATGATCGATCAGCTATCAGTCGCGCGCCGGTCCGTTCGGCGTGCTCGGGAGACGACCGACAACGCAGCCGTCCGCGAACAGCTCGCTTCGATCGATGAAGGTCTGATGGAACTCACCGAAGAACAAACGACACAGGACACCGATCCAGCGACGGAAGTCGACCGGCTCACGCCGATCGAGGAGAAGCTCGCTGGACTCCTCGATGCGGCCAGCGGCGATACTGAGACCCAAATCGCCGAAGCACGGGATGCGATCGACATCTTCCGACAGGAACACACGGAGTGGGATACGGAGCAACCACGCGACTGA
- a CDS encoding YqjF family protein — protein MSIPLAFGWRRVLFANWPIERDLLARHLPEPFAVHEYDGTGWLTIVPFVNTDTRPLGVPRRLGMDLPELNLRTYVVCDGEPGIYFFSLDAPSVLAVFGARLTHRLPYYYARMSVDYSTNGICFRSRRRHPGSRPASYAVTYRPTGSSFTAELDSLGAFLTDRRRLYTQSQDGQIRYTDVEHGPWILYDASVETTDNTLFRANGFGPPDTEPVCYYSPGVDVVTTPSKRW, from the coding sequence ATGAGCATTCCTCTTGCGTTCGGCTGGCGTCGCGTTCTGTTTGCTAACTGGCCCATCGAGCGCGATTTGCTCGCTCGTCACCTACCGGAGCCGTTTGCTGTTCATGAATACGACGGTACGGGATGGCTGACGATCGTTCCGTTCGTCAACACAGATACGCGACCGCTCGGCGTTCCACGGCGTCTCGGAATGGACCTTCCGGAGTTGAATCTACGGACGTACGTCGTCTGTGACGGTGAACCCGGCATCTATTTTTTCAGTCTTGATGCTCCCAGCGTGCTCGCCGTATTCGGAGCACGGCTCACTCATCGTCTGCCGTACTACTACGCTCGGATGTCCGTCGACTACAGCACAAACGGGATTTGCTTTCGAAGCCGACGACGGCATCCGGGCAGCCGCCCAGCGAGTTACGCAGTCACGTACCGACCGACTGGTTCCTCGTTCACAGCCGAACTGGACTCCCTCGGTGCGTTCCTGACCGATCGTCGCCGCCTTTACACCCAGTCACAGGACGGACAGATCCGATACACCGATGTCGAACATGGGCCGTGGATACTGTACGATGCAAGCGTCGAGACAACTGACAACACGCTCTTTCGGGCAAACGGGTTCGGCCCTCCTGACACCGAACCAGTGTGTTACTACAGCCCCGGTGTGGACGTGGTTACGACACCCAGCAAGCGCTGGTAA
- a CDS encoding TIGR03557 family F420-dependent LLM class oxidoreductase, which translates to MTNIGYTLSSEERGPNTLVENAVRAQEAGFGYALISDHFHPWTSTQGNAPFVWSALGAIAEATDALDVGTGVTCPTVRMHPAVTAHAVATTAAMFDGRFFFGVGTGENLNEHVTGERWPPFDVRLEMLIEAVEIMRKLWTGENVTHRGDHYTVENARLFTLPEEPPPIYVSGTGPKSTRAARDIGDGLVSTAPKESLVETFTETNDGPCYGQMTVCYAESESEARKIAHEWWPNVALTGELGQLLPTPKQFEQAVEMVSEDDVAELVACGPDPDDHIEMIETYADAGFDHVYVHQVGPDQERFFDFYENEILPSY; encoded by the coding sequence GTGACGAACATCGGATACACGCTCAGTAGCGAGGAACGGGGACCGAACACGCTGGTCGAGAACGCGGTTCGTGCCCAAGAAGCTGGCTTTGGATATGCTCTCATTTCGGACCATTTCCATCCATGGACCTCAACACAAGGAAACGCGCCGTTCGTCTGGAGTGCGCTCGGTGCTATCGCCGAGGCGACCGACGCACTCGATGTCGGAACGGGCGTTACGTGTCCGACCGTGCGAATGCATCCGGCAGTGACGGCTCACGCAGTCGCCACCACGGCAGCGATGTTCGACGGTCGCTTTTTCTTCGGTGTCGGCACGGGCGAGAACCTCAACGAGCACGTCACTGGCGAGCGCTGGCCGCCGTTCGACGTTCGATTGGAGATGCTCATTGAGGCGGTCGAGATCATGCGGAAACTCTGGACCGGCGAGAACGTCACCCACCGAGGGGACCATTACACCGTCGAGAACGCCCGGCTGTTCACGCTCCCAGAAGAACCGCCGCCGATCTACGTCTCTGGGACGGGACCCAAATCGACCCGAGCGGCGAGAGACATCGGCGACGGACTCGTTAGCACCGCTCCCAAAGAGTCACTGGTCGAGACGTTCACGGAAACGAACGATGGCCCGTGCTACGGACAGATGACGGTCTGTTATGCCGAATCGGAGTCCGAAGCCCGTAAAATCGCTCACGAGTGGTGGCCGAACGTCGCACTCACTGGTGAACTCGGACAGCTGCTCCCGACACCAAAACAGTTCGAGCAGGCCGTGGAGATGGTTTCCGAGGATGACGTTGCCGAACTCGTCGCCTGTGGGCCCGATCCGGACGATCACATCGAGATGATCGAAACGTACGCCGATGCGGGTTTCGATCACGTGTACGTTCATCAGGTCGGTCCCGATCAGGAGAGGTTCTTCGATTTCTATGAGAACGAGATCCTTCCGTCGTACTAG
- a CDS encoding cation:proton antiporter codes for MAVYEIVLLVVGVTLLGAAVLPRLLSEKPISFPLLYLIFGIVLFSAPIDIPPPDPIAHPRIAEHLTELVIIIALMSAGLKLDRPFDWRSWIPTWRLLGITMPLTILLVALLAWWFLDVHPAIAILVGAVIAPTDPVLASDVQATPPTTHTDADIDPDEQEGSIRFALTSEAGFNDGLAFPFTNLAIVTAATAATGSTGLHLPVIGTIHPIGASSWLMEWFLVDVVYQITVGVVVGITIGYLTAVFIFHHPSSTELARVMEGTEALAATLITYGITELLHGYGFIAVFVGALTLRHFEWKDDYYVALHDFAVVVERLLMAAVLVLFGGALTTGLLAPLNVLQVLLAISVVLIVRPLAGLIGLIGAPDAWHERFVIAAFGIRGIGSFYYLSHGIYEIQKKEFALFATDQLWAFIGAVVLSSMLIHGITSSPVIAALDRWREAHQP; via the coding sequence ATGGCTGTATACGAGATCGTCCTACTCGTGGTCGGTGTCACCCTCCTCGGAGCGGCAGTACTTCCGCGTTTGCTCTCGGAAAAACCGATCTCGTTTCCGCTGCTGTATCTCATCTTTGGGATCGTTCTCTTTTCCGCTCCCATCGATATTCCACCACCAGATCCGATCGCTCACCCACGGATCGCCGAACACCTTACCGAGCTGGTCATCATCATCGCGCTCATGAGCGCCGGATTGAAACTCGACCGGCCGTTCGATTGGCGGAGTTGGATCCCGACGTGGCGGCTATTGGGTATCACGATGCCGCTGACGATCCTGCTCGTTGCCCTCCTTGCATGGTGGTTCCTCGATGTCCATCCCGCCATCGCCATCCTCGTAGGGGCCGTCATCGCACCGACTGATCCCGTGTTGGCTTCGGACGTTCAAGCGACGCCTCCAACCACCCACACCGACGCGGACATCGATCCGGACGAACAAGAGGGATCGATCAGGTTCGCGCTCACCTCAGAGGCGGGATTCAACGACGGGCTGGCCTTTCCGTTCACTAACCTCGCCATCGTGACGGCCGCGACGGCAGCCACCGGATCGACCGGACTCCACCTACCGGTCATCGGAACGATCCATCCGATCGGAGCAAGCAGTTGGCTGATGGAGTGGTTTCTCGTCGACGTCGTGTACCAGATCACCGTGGGGGTCGTCGTCGGGATCACTATCGGGTATCTCACCGCAGTGTTCATCTTTCACCACCCATCGAGTACCGAACTGGCTCGGGTGATGGAGGGAACGGAAGCGCTGGCTGCGACGTTGATCACGTACGGGATAACGGAACTGCTGCACGGGTATGGCTTCATCGCCGTGTTCGTCGGTGCGCTCACGCTGCGCCACTTCGAGTGGAAAGACGACTACTACGTGGCGCTTCACGATTTCGCTGTCGTCGTCGAACGGCTGCTGATGGCAGCGGTGCTGGTCCTGTTCGGGGGTGCACTCACGACAGGCCTACTCGCCCCGCTCAATGTGTTGCAGGTGCTCCTCGCCATTTCGGTCGTACTGATCGTCCGGCCGCTGGCGGGGTTGATCGGGCTGATCGGCGCACCCGACGCGTGGCACGAACGGTTCGTCATCGCGGCGTTCGGGATTCGAGGCATCGGATCATTTTATTACCTCAGTCACGGGATCTACGAGATACAAAAAAAGGAGTTCGCGTTGTTCGCTACCGATCAACTGTGGGCCTTCATCGGTGCTGTCGTGCTCAGCTCGATGCTCATCCACGGTATCACGAGTAGCCCGGTGATAGCGGCGTTGGATCGGTGGCGCGAAGCGCACCAGCCGTAG
- a CDS encoding FAD-dependent oxidoreductase → MDDTNAPDDSPPTGLAGQHEPIWFDTTPETGYEALDGEVSVDTAVIGGGIAGITTAYELRNAGQSVALIERDRILRAVTGHTTAKLTSLHGLLYAHLCEHVSQQHVRQYARANEAAIDRVETTIKTHDIDCEFVRTPAYTYTESEDGRQKIRAEVEAARDLGLPASYVESTDLPYDVEAAVEFTDQARFDPRRYLLELTRTLPGDGSHVFEQTTVQDVTDGSPCRVTTDRGEVTADDVVIGTHFPIRDPALYFARLTPKRSYVIGARLAADPPEGLYYDPEEPYFSVRPQPADNASMVLIGGQNHRTGHGDSTIQHYRRLERQARERFDIDSIEYRWATQDYVAIDRVPFVGRLAPQMRHLYVATGFGGWGMTNGVVAGRLLSDLILGRENPYRPVYRPTRLHRGSSLGRLLTHNTHAVKHRIGDRIGSPPRLDRAQLDRDEATVLTEQGDPVAAYRDESGRLHAVSAICPHMGCLLTWNDGEKSWDCPCHGSRFDLDGTVLDTPAVANLDQYDHLMQDER, encoded by the coding sequence ATGGATGACACCAACGCTCCGGACGACAGCCCCCCGACCGGACTGGCAGGGCAACACGAGCCGATCTGGTTCGATACCACCCCCGAAACAGGGTATGAAGCACTTGATGGCGAGGTGAGCGTCGACACTGCCGTTATCGGAGGCGGAATTGCGGGCATCACGACGGCGTACGAACTCCGAAACGCCGGTCAGTCGGTTGCCCTGATCGAGCGCGATCGGATCCTTCGTGCAGTCACGGGCCACACGACGGCAAAACTCACGTCGCTACACGGCCTGCTGTACGCCCACCTCTGTGAACACGTCAGCCAGCAACACGTCCGTCAGTACGCTCGTGCCAACGAGGCGGCAATCGACAGGGTCGAGACGACAATCAAAACGCACGACATCGACTGTGAATTCGTGCGCACCCCAGCATACACCTACACCGAGTCCGAAGACGGGCGCCAGAAGATCCGAGCGGAGGTCGAAGCTGCGCGTGATCTCGGGCTTCCCGCTTCCTACGTCGAATCGACGGATCTGCCGTACGACGTGGAAGCAGCCGTCGAGTTCACCGACCAAGCGCGGTTCGATCCCCGACGATATCTGCTCGAACTCACACGAACCCTCCCGGGCGATGGCAGCCACGTCTTCGAACAGACGACGGTCCAAGACGTGACGGACGGCTCACCGTGTCGCGTGACGACCGACCGCGGTGAGGTGACCGCTGACGATGTCGTGATCGGAACGCACTTCCCGATCCGGGATCCTGCCCTGTACTTCGCTCGGCTCACTCCCAAACGCTCGTATGTCATCGGTGCGCGCCTCGCTGCTGATCCGCCTGAGGGACTGTACTACGATCCCGAGGAGCCGTATTTTTCGGTGCGGCCACAGCCCGCTGATAACGCGTCGATGGTGCTGATCGGCGGGCAGAACCACCGAACGGGTCACGGAGACAGCACGATACAGCACTACCGCCGCTTGGAGCGTCAAGCCCGCGAACGGTTCGACATCGACTCGATCGAGTACCGGTGGGCGACACAGGATTACGTCGCCATCGACCGCGTCCCGTTCGTGGGACGGCTCGCGCCCCAGATGCGCCATCTGTACGTGGCGACCGGGTTCGGTGGCTGGGGGATGACAAACGGTGTTGTCGCTGGACGGCTCCTCAGCGATCTGATCCTCGGTCGAGAGAACCCCTATCGCCCGGTGTATCGGCCGACACGACTCCACCGTGGGTCTTCCCTCGGACGGCTGCTTACCCACAATACCCACGCTGTAAAACACCGAATCGGAGATCGAATCGGTAGTCCCCCTCGTCTCGACCGTGCTCAGCTCGATCGGGATGAAGCGACAGTCCTCACCGAACAGGGAGATCCCGTCGCCGCGTACCGCGACGAATCGGGACGGCTCCACGCCGTCTCGGCGATCTGTCCCCACATGGGATGTCTTCTCACGTGGAACGACGGGGAGAAATCCTGGGACTGTCCGTGTCATGGATCCCGCTTCGACCTCGATGGCACTGTCCTCGACACACCGGCAGTAGCGAACCTCGACCAGTACGACCACCTGATGCAGGACGAACGATGA
- a CDS encoding uracil-DNA glycosylase, with protein sequence MTMEPDFETEFEEALMNVPGDQYDRSRFVPGSGSLDAEIVFVGEAPGEQEVKQNEPFVGPAGTRLRSMFDDVGLDRTEPYITNLVKVRPPENRNPRRAEIDAWKPLLDVELERVDPTVVVPLGTFATRELLDTDRTISALRGQAYERSGRLVVPTYHPAASFYDESTVDALAEDLRLAADKIGL encoded by the coding sequence ATGACCATGGAACCCGATTTCGAAACTGAATTCGAAGAAGCGCTTATGAACGTTCCCGGGGATCAGTACGACCGATCCCGTTTTGTTCCGGGCAGTGGGTCGCTCGACGCGGAGATCGTTTTCGTCGGGGAGGCCCCGGGTGAACAGGAAGTCAAACAGAACGAACCGTTCGTCGGACCGGCGGGGACGCGACTCCGTTCGATGTTCGACGACGTCGGTCTCGACCGAACGGAGCCGTACATCACGAACCTCGTGAAGGTTAGACCACCGGAAAATCGCAATCCCCGCCGGGCGGAGATCGACGCATGGAAACCGCTTCTCGACGTGGAACTCGAACGCGTCGATCCCACAGTCGTGGTACCGCTCGGGACGTTTGCCACCCGCGAGCTGCTCGACACCGATCGGACGATTTCGGCCCTCCGGGGGCAAGCCTACGAGCGATCCGGTCGCCTCGTCGTTCCAACGTACCACCCAGCAGCGTCGTTCTACGATGAAAGCACTGTAGACGCGCTCGCGGAGGATCTTCGCTTGGCCGCAGACAAAATAGGTTTATAG